Proteins encoded together in one Micromonospora kangleipakensis window:
- a CDS encoding IclR family transcriptional regulator, whose product MMSVTERPDEAAAQGPAGTQTLIRGLRVLEVMATQNRPIGVGELSRLIDLPKSTVQRLLRTLGQEGWAEMSSDPVTRWQLSPRLLALARTGTPWKTLREAAMPHLAALGAQTGETIHFSVLDRDVQMVLIDRVDSIHPVRTFNAIGASTPLHTSASGKAVLAMLPLDEAERILARPLEKVMPNTSTDPRHLMHQVLEAKERGYAVNISENRPHVCAVGAAVAGPGGRPVAAVTISMPDVRFEPARVPEWGAWVRDTARAITDAFAH is encoded by the coding sequence ATGATGTCCGTAACCGAGCGACCTGACGAGGCGGCGGCGCAAGGCCCGGCCGGCACCCAGACCCTCATCCGCGGGCTCCGGGTGCTCGAGGTGATGGCGACGCAGAATCGGCCCATCGGGGTGGGCGAGCTCTCGCGGTTGATCGACCTACCCAAGTCGACCGTGCAGCGGTTGCTACGCACGCTGGGCCAGGAGGGCTGGGCCGAAATGTCAAGCGATCCTGTGACGCGCTGGCAGCTCAGCCCTCGGCTGCTCGCGCTCGCCCGGACCGGCACCCCGTGGAAGACCCTGCGCGAGGCGGCGATGCCCCACCTCGCCGCCCTGGGCGCGCAGACCGGTGAGACCATCCACTTCTCGGTGCTCGACCGGGATGTCCAGATGGTGCTGATCGACCGGGTCGACTCGATCCACCCCGTACGAACCTTCAACGCCATCGGCGCCAGCACGCCGTTGCATACCAGCGCGAGCGGCAAGGCGGTGCTGGCCATGCTCCCGCTCGACGAGGCCGAGCGAATCCTGGCGCGTCCGTTGGAGAAGGTCATGCCGAACACGAGCACCGACCCGCGGCATCTGATGCACCAGGTGCTGGAGGCGAAGGAACGGGGCTACGCGGTCAACATCTCCGAGAACCGGCCACATGTCTGCGCCGTGGGCGCTGCGGTCGCCGGTCCCGGCGGACGACCGGTGGCCGCCGTCACCATCTCGATGCCCGACGTACGCTTCGAACCCGCGCGCGTGCCGGAGTGGGGCGCCTGGGTTCGGGACACCGCGCGCGCGATCACGGACGCCTTCGCGCACTAG
- a CDS encoding acyl-CoA dehydrogenase family protein — protein MTLLTPAQEKLRDEAREFVSAELLPVANELDPQHADIPWSIIDRMAELGYFGILIDRQYGGLGLGMTEYCLVTEELARGWMSAASVIARANGTGAALADPDRRADILRRQAAGKFISAGAFSEPEAGSDIAAVSCHAERRGDVYILNGVKRWCGWAEAADAILILARTAPGRRDGLDVFLVEKERGEFPEGITGTPIPKIGYHGITSWQLTITDLEVPASNVQLAPDGTTGQGFALFGNLINWARLHTAARAVGAARGALEDATAYARQRVQFGKPISSFQGIKFRLADMATQVAAARALYLDAAARFDAGLDCRHECSMAKLFASEAAEQVASSAMQVLGGNGYTTEYAVERHWRDGRLTQIFEGTSEIQRTIIAQHLLREE, from the coding sequence ATGACACTGCTGACCCCAGCCCAGGAGAAACTCCGGGACGAGGCTCGCGAGTTCGTGTCGGCGGAACTGCTGCCCGTCGCGAACGAGCTGGACCCTCAGCACGCGGACATTCCGTGGTCGATCATCGACCGGATGGCCGAGCTCGGCTACTTCGGCATCTTGATCGACCGCCAGTACGGTGGGCTGGGCCTCGGCATGACCGAGTACTGCCTGGTTACCGAGGAGCTCGCGCGGGGCTGGATGAGCGCCGCGAGCGTCATCGCCCGCGCCAACGGCACCGGAGCCGCGCTCGCCGACCCCGACCGGCGGGCGGACATCCTCCGCCGCCAAGCCGCCGGAAAATTCATCTCGGCCGGAGCGTTCAGCGAGCCCGAGGCCGGATCGGACATCGCCGCGGTGTCCTGCCACGCCGAACGTCGCGGGGACGTCTACATCCTCAACGGTGTCAAGCGCTGGTGCGGCTGGGCGGAAGCCGCCGACGCCATCCTCATTCTGGCCCGAACCGCGCCCGGCCGCCGGGACGGCCTCGACGTGTTCCTCGTGGAGAAAGAGCGCGGCGAGTTCCCCGAAGGCATCACCGGCACCCCGATCCCCAAGATCGGCTACCACGGGATCACCTCGTGGCAGCTGACGATCACCGACCTCGAGGTGCCCGCGAGCAACGTGCAACTCGCGCCGGATGGGACCACAGGCCAAGGCTTCGCACTCTTCGGGAATCTGATCAACTGGGCCCGGCTACACACGGCAGCACGGGCCGTGGGTGCGGCGCGCGGTGCGCTGGAGGACGCCACGGCCTATGCCCGGCAACGGGTCCAATTCGGCAAGCCCATCTCCTCGTTCCAGGGCATCAAGTTCCGCTTGGCCGACATGGCCACCCAGGTCGCCGCCGCACGTGCTCTCTACCTCGACGCCGCCGCTCGGTTCGACGCCGGGCTGGACTGCCGGCACGAGTGCTCGATGGCGAAGCTCTTCGCCAGTGAAGCCGCCGAGCAGGTCGCGAGCTCGGCCATGCAGGTGCTGGGCGGCAACGGCTACACCACCGAGTACGCCGTCGAGCGGCACTGGCGCGACGGCCGTCTCACCCAGATCTTCGAAGGCACCTCCGAGATCCAGCGCACCATCATCGCCCAGCATCTGCTGCGCGAAGAGTGA
- a CDS encoding HpcH/HpaI aldolase/citrate lyase family protein, with protein MRPALPRRSCLAVPGSSEKMLKKAQGLPADQVFLDLEDAVAPIAKPAARANIIQALNHGDWSGKTRVVRINDADTKWAHEDVLTVVRGAGANLDCIMLPKVERVAHIHWLDVLLTQVERELGLPEGGIGIEAQIEGPAGLSEIEAIAAATSRTETLIFGPGDFMAAMKMPALTIGVPGATGYDPFDTVLMTIAMTARKYGLQAIDGPFALIKDIEGYRASAERAAAYGYDGKWVLHPGQIDIANTVFAPTQDAYDKAELIIEAYEHYTSESGGGVGAAMLGDEMIDEASRKVALVTAERGRVLGMRRTTHFDPNA; from the coding sequence GTGCGTCCTGCGCTCCCCCGTCGTTCCTGTCTCGCTGTCCCGGGAAGCAGCGAGAAGATGCTGAAGAAGGCTCAGGGCCTTCCGGCAGATCAGGTGTTCCTCGACCTCGAGGACGCCGTGGCTCCCATCGCGAAGCCCGCGGCGCGCGCCAACATCATCCAGGCGCTCAACCACGGCGACTGGTCGGGCAAAACCCGGGTCGTACGGATCAACGACGCCGACACGAAGTGGGCCCACGAGGACGTCCTCACGGTAGTCCGCGGCGCGGGCGCCAACCTCGACTGCATCATGCTGCCGAAGGTCGAGCGAGTCGCGCACATCCACTGGCTCGACGTGCTGCTGACCCAGGTTGAGCGCGAGCTGGGGCTCCCGGAGGGCGGGATCGGCATCGAGGCGCAGATCGAGGGCCCTGCGGGGCTCAGCGAGATCGAGGCGATCGCCGCCGCGACCTCTCGGACCGAAACGCTCATCTTCGGCCCGGGTGACTTCATGGCCGCGATGAAGATGCCCGCCCTGACGATCGGTGTGCCGGGCGCCACCGGGTACGACCCCTTCGACACCGTCCTGATGACCATCGCGATGACCGCCCGCAAGTACGGCCTACAGGCGATCGACGGACCGTTCGCCCTGATCAAGGACATCGAGGGGTACCGGGCGTCCGCCGAACGGGCCGCCGCCTACGGCTACGACGGAAAATGGGTGCTCCACCCCGGCCAGATCGACATTGCCAACACGGTCTTCGCGCCCACCCAGGATGCTTACGACAAGGCCGAGCTGATCATCGAGGCGTACGAACACTACACGTCGGAGTCGGGCGGCGGCGTCGGCGCCGCCATGCTCGGCGACGAGATGATCGACGAGGCCAGCCGCAAGGTCGCCCTGGTCACCGCCGAACGAGGCCGCGTCCTCGGGATGCGGCGGACGACGCACTTCGACCCGAACGCATAA
- a CDS encoding CaiB/BaiF CoA transferase family protein: MTGGPLTGVRVVDLTHALAGPYTTMLLADLGADVLKVEPPRGDMARTAGPVPPGSDPAAYGGYFQSVNRGKRSVVLDLKTAEGAAALRALAADADVLVENFTNGVMERLGLSYESLSATNPRLVYAAVRGFGDTRSGESPYLAWPAFDLVVQAMAGIMSITGTEDGTPIKVGPGIGDIYPGTMLALGISAALYEAQRSGRGQFVDIAMYDAVLALCERIVYQHSYTAAVPRPEGNRHPLLSPFDILPAADGWVAVAAPSDARWRKLCELIDRPDLANDPALATNQQRVARRDEIFDALAAWSRRRSKAEILDRLGGHVPVGAVRDAAEIAADPHVTAREMLVELDHPGTGRTFAVAGQPLKFSRTPARPKHRAPLLDEHGPMVRAELTTDDMPAAEEAGVCPGQRRPTEPADSPHGG; the protein is encoded by the coding sequence ATGACCGGGGGACCCCTCACCGGCGTACGGGTCGTCGACCTCACCCACGCCCTCGCCGGCCCGTACACCACCATGCTCCTCGCCGACCTGGGTGCGGACGTACTCAAGGTCGAGCCGCCCCGGGGAGACATGGCCAGGACTGCCGGGCCCGTCCCGCCAGGTAGCGACCCGGCCGCCTACGGCGGATACTTCCAAAGCGTCAACCGCGGCAAGCGCAGCGTCGTGCTCGACCTCAAGACGGCGGAGGGCGCCGCCGCACTGCGTGCCCTCGCCGCCGACGCTGACGTGCTGGTCGAGAACTTCACCAACGGCGTCATGGAACGGCTCGGCCTGTCCTACGAGTCGCTCAGCGCGACGAACCCGCGGCTCGTCTACGCGGCCGTACGCGGTTTCGGCGACACGCGGTCCGGCGAGAGCCCGTATCTCGCCTGGCCGGCCTTCGACCTCGTCGTCCAAGCGATGGCCGGGATCATGAGCATCACCGGTACCGAGGACGGCACCCCGATCAAAGTGGGACCCGGGATCGGGGACATCTATCCCGGCACGATGCTCGCGCTCGGCATCAGCGCCGCGCTGTACGAGGCCCAACGCAGCGGCCGAGGGCAGTTCGTGGACATCGCGATGTACGACGCCGTGCTCGCCCTCTGCGAGCGCATCGTCTACCAACACTCCTACACGGCCGCGGTGCCGCGTCCCGAAGGCAACCGGCACCCGCTGCTGAGTCCATTCGACATCCTCCCAGCCGCTGACGGCTGGGTCGCCGTCGCGGCGCCCAGCGACGCGCGGTGGCGCAAGCTCTGCGAGCTCATCGACCGCCCCGATCTCGCCAACGATCCAGCTCTGGCGACAAACCAGCAGAGGGTCGCCCGTCGAGACGAGATCTTCGACGCGCTGGCCGCGTGGAGCCGACGGCGGTCCAAGGCGGAAATCCTGGACCGGCTGGGCGGCCACGTCCCCGTCGGCGCGGTGCGGGACGCGGCCGAGATCGCGGCCGATCCCCATGTGACCGCCCGGGAGATGCTCGTCGAGCTCGACCATCCGGGCACCGGACGGACCTTCGCGGTGGCCGGCCAGCCACTGAAGTTTTCCCGGACCCCCGCGCGGCCGAAGCACCGTGCCCCGCTGCTCGACGAACACGGGCCGATGGTGCGCGCGGAGCTGACAACCGACGATATGCCGGCAGCAGAAGAGGCAGGGGTATGTCCGGGACAGCGCCGCCCTACGGAGCCGGCGGACTCGCCTCACGGTGGGTGA
- a CDS encoding SDR family NAD(P)-dependent oxidoreductase, whose protein sequence is MPEGRLNGQVAVVTGAGRNIGRAIALLFAAEGAAVVVNGSRNVDAVNSVVEEIQSKGGKAIPAMADVSDPDAVADMISRASSILGPVDIVVNNVGVRKAKKFEDITIEDWRSTFATNLDSVFYLARTVLPGMRERRRGRIINISGYDGWTGHIENRAANIAAKAGMHGLTKAIAREYSRYGITVNTVAPGAIETERNPEDYAHIDVEALRGRIATRTFGAVDDIAEACLYLASPAAGFVTGQVLHVNGGEFMF, encoded by the coding sequence ATGCCCGAAGGCCGCCTGAACGGACAGGTCGCTGTCGTCACGGGCGCCGGCCGGAACATCGGCCGCGCAATCGCCCTTCTCTTCGCTGCCGAGGGTGCTGCGGTTGTCGTCAACGGTTCCCGCAATGTCGACGCGGTCAACTCGGTCGTCGAGGAGATTCAGAGCAAGGGCGGAAAGGCCATACCGGCGATGGCCGATGTTTCAGACCCGGACGCAGTTGCCGACATGATTTCGCGGGCGAGCAGCATACTGGGCCCGGTCGACATCGTCGTCAACAACGTCGGCGTCCGCAAGGCCAAGAAGTTCGAAGACATCACCATCGAGGACTGGCGATCGACGTTCGCCACGAACCTGGACTCGGTGTTCTACCTGGCGCGTACCGTCCTGCCGGGGATGCGTGAGCGTAGGCGTGGTCGCATCATCAATATTTCCGGCTACGACGGCTGGACGGGCCACATCGAAAACCGCGCCGCGAACATCGCTGCGAAGGCAGGGATGCACGGCCTCACGAAGGCCATCGCCCGGGAGTACTCGCGGTACGGGATCACCGTGAACACCGTGGCACCAGGCGCGATCGAGACGGAACGCAACCCGGAGGATTACGCCCACATCGATGTGGAAGCCCTCCGCGGACGCATCGCGACCAGGACCTTCGGGGCGGTCGACGACATCGCCGAGGCCTGTCTCTACCTCGCCTCGCCCGCTGCCGGATTCGTCACCGGACAGGTACTGCACGTCAACGGCGGCGAGTTCATGTTTTAG
- a CDS encoding integrase core domain-containing protein has product MAVLRRQVKRPILEPGDRVVLAALSRLLPRPQWAAFFITPATLLRWHRQLVARHWTYPHARPGRPPVDQQVQDLVLRLAAENPTWGHRRIQGELVGLGYRVAASTVWKILNRAGVEPAPRRCGPTWKQFLTAQAHTMLSCDFFTVDTVFLKRIYVLFFVEIATRQVHVVGVTAHPTGAWVAQQARNLLMDLDQRVTSLRFLLRDRDTKFTAAFDAVFAAEGIDVVKTPPQAPRANSFAERWVGTVRRECTDRMLIVGERHLATFLAGYTSHYNDHRPHRSLGQRPPDPPPHIVDLTAARIKRRPILGGLINEYSQAA; this is encoded by the coding sequence GTGGCCGTACTCCGCCGCCAGGTGAAGCGCCCCATTCTCGAGCCGGGCGACCGGGTAGTGTTGGCGGCGTTGTCGCGGCTGCTCCCCCGCCCGCAGTGGGCTGCGTTCTTCATCACCCCGGCGACCCTGCTCCGGTGGCACCGGCAACTGGTCGCCCGGCACTGGACATACCCGCACGCGCGGCCCGGCCGGCCGCCGGTCGACCAGCAAGTGCAGGACCTGGTACTGCGACTGGCCGCCGAGAATCCGACCTGGGGGCATCGCCGGATTCAGGGTGAGCTGGTCGGCTTGGGCTACCGGGTGGCGGCCAGCACCGTATGGAAGATCCTCAACCGGGCCGGGGTCGAGCCGGCGCCGCGGCGCTGTGGGCCGACCTGGAAGCAGTTTCTGACCGCCCAGGCGCACACGATGCTGTCCTGCGATTTCTTCACCGTCGATACGGTGTTCCTCAAGCGGATCTACGTGCTGTTCTTCGTGGAGATCGCCACCCGGCAGGTGCACGTCGTCGGGGTGACGGCCCATCCGACCGGCGCCTGGGTGGCGCAGCAGGCGCGGAACCTGTTGATGGACCTCGACCAGCGGGTTACCAGTTTGCGGTTCCTGCTTCGCGACCGCGACACGAAATTCACCGCGGCCTTCGACGCGGTGTTCGCCGCGGAAGGTATCGACGTGGTCAAGACTCCGCCGCAGGCGCCGAGAGCCAACTCGTTCGCCGAGCGCTGGGTGGGCACTGTACGCCGCGAATGCACCGACCGGATGCTCATCGTCGGCGAGCGCCACCTGGCGACCTTCCTTGCCGGGTACACGTCGCACTACAACGATCACCGGCCGCACCGTTCGCTGGGACAACGGCCACCCGATCCGCCACCGCACATCGTGGACCTGACCGCCGCCCGGATCAAACGACGCCCGATCCTGGGTGGATTGATCAATGAATATTCGCAGGCAGCGTAG
- a CDS encoding MaoC family dehydratase, translating into MTTFDLASWPVISRGTFFEDHVVGRVFDHHWGRTVHASDNIAFTTQTLAFNPVYFNRDAAAAAGYPDEVVNPLLVFTVVFGLSVEDLSERGGPFLGANDIRHLRAVHPGETLYASSTVVEARTSESRPDTGIVTWHTVGRDSSGNPVIEFRRTNLVRKRAANPEPAAVREGFAEDFQVGDRFRHARSRTVTDLDLNGLTLLVMNTAAGHFSDQEMADTPFGERINFGGLTLALTIGLATQDTSGQAIREVGLDDVRFAVPVRRGDTIGAATEVLAVEPDRDEADVTFRHLGVNQRGEIVCQVTRTLRVRTRAAQAQPSEGASALAPHAPIGR; encoded by the coding sequence ATGACAACGTTCGATCTGGCGAGCTGGCCGGTGATCTCACGCGGCACCTTCTTCGAGGACCACGTCGTCGGCCGGGTTTTCGACCACCACTGGGGCCGCACCGTGCACGCGTCGGACAACATCGCGTTCACCACCCAGACGCTCGCGTTCAACCCCGTGTACTTCAACCGCGATGCGGCAGCGGCCGCAGGCTACCCCGACGAGGTCGTCAACCCGCTGCTGGTCTTCACGGTGGTATTCGGGCTCAGCGTCGAGGACCTCAGTGAGCGGGGCGGGCCCTTCCTGGGGGCGAACGACATCCGACACCTCCGCGCGGTGCATCCCGGGGAGACGCTCTACGCGTCCAGCACGGTCGTCGAGGCGCGCACCTCGGAGTCGCGGCCCGACACCGGCATCGTCACCTGGCACACCGTGGGCCGGGATTCCTCCGGCAATCCGGTCATCGAATTCCGGCGCACCAACCTCGTACGCAAGCGCGCCGCCAACCCCGAACCCGCAGCCGTGCGGGAGGGCTTCGCCGAGGACTTCCAGGTGGGCGACCGCTTCCGCCACGCGCGCTCCCGTACCGTCACCGACCTCGATCTCAACGGCCTGACCCTGCTGGTCATGAACACCGCCGCCGGACACTTCAGCGACCAGGAGATGGCCGACACGCCCTTCGGCGAGCGGATCAACTTCGGCGGTCTCACCCTCGCCCTCACCATCGGCCTCGCCACTCAGGACACGAGCGGCCAGGCGATTCGCGAGGTCGGCCTGGACGACGTCAGGTTCGCCGTGCCCGTCCGGCGCGGCGACACCATCGGCGCCGCCACCGAGGTGCTGGCCGTCGAGCCCGACAGGGACGAAGCCGATGTGACGTTCCGCCACCTCGGCGTCAATCAGCGCGGCGAGATCGTCTGCCAGGTCACCCGCACACTCCGCGTACGCACGCGCGCCGCGCAAGCCCAGCCCAGCGAGGGCGCCTCCGCACTCGCTCCCCATGCCCCGATCGGAAGGTGA
- a CDS encoding MFS transporter, producing the protein MEKSTSQPTQKASFAALLVLVTVIAVADGYDLTVLSAALPVILAKHEWGLTAATAGVVASIQMLGLLIGAILSGYLRDRIGGRKMLILNLLFFSIFTATVPLAPNAAVFGAFRFLGGLGLGGIIPVMIVLVSEFSPPGRRHLNNTVLLMGTAVGGLLAPLSGALILPHANFRWLFIVGGLFPLIVLVPLVGKFVPESPTYLLTRGADEARTIADRYGIELDETVAPMASDGKRTRSNALRYLFNRSRVARTVLLLIAEFFIMGVALGLTSTWLPQYLVLGGFEITNALLVSVTTFAGAIVGSLVGGWLQDRTNPKLIVVIGCFGGAATLLLIGAALQVAALVYVLVFALGFLNTIYIMNGFIANSHPAAVRATMVGLAFGVGRTGAIFLTAAGGWVAAAALPPAANFWLWSVALFIPAVVLLFARSTSSVPVAGAVANAPAVASNVG; encoded by the coding sequence ATGGAAAAGAGCACGTCCCAGCCCACCCAGAAAGCTAGCTTCGCCGCTCTGCTCGTACTCGTTACCGTGATCGCCGTGGCCGACGGCTACGACCTCACGGTGCTGTCGGCGGCGCTGCCGGTGATCCTTGCCAAACACGAATGGGGACTCACGGCGGCCACTGCGGGCGTCGTGGCGAGCATTCAGATGCTCGGCCTCTTGATCGGCGCGATCCTGTCCGGCTACCTCCGCGACCGGATCGGCGGCCGCAAGATGCTGATCCTGAACCTGCTCTTCTTCTCGATCTTTACGGCTACCGTGCCACTGGCGCCCAACGCGGCCGTGTTCGGGGCGTTCCGCTTCCTCGGCGGCCTCGGCCTGGGCGGGATCATCCCGGTCATGATCGTGTTGGTCTCGGAGTTCTCCCCGCCCGGCCGTAGACACCTCAACAACACGGTCCTGCTGATGGGAACCGCCGTGGGAGGCCTGCTTGCCCCGCTCAGTGGCGCTCTGATCCTGCCCCACGCGAACTTCCGCTGGCTCTTCATCGTTGGTGGCCTGTTCCCGCTCATTGTGCTCGTGCCGCTTGTCGGGAAGTTCGTCCCCGAGTCGCCGACGTATCTGCTGACGCGCGGAGCGGATGAGGCGCGGACGATCGCTGACAGGTACGGGATCGAGCTCGACGAGACCGTCGCGCCGATGGCTTCCGACGGAAAGCGAACCCGGAGCAACGCGCTGCGGTACCTGTTCAACCGATCGAGAGTGGCGCGAACGGTGCTGCTACTCATCGCCGAGTTCTTCATCATGGGGGTCGCGCTCGGCCTGACATCGACCTGGTTGCCCCAGTACCTCGTCCTCGGCGGCTTCGAGATCACCAACGCCCTGCTCGTCTCGGTAACCACCTTCGCCGGCGCCATCGTCGGAAGTCTCGTCGGCGGGTGGCTGCAGGACCGGACCAACCCCAAGTTGATCGTCGTCATCGGCTGCTTCGGCGGAGCAGCGACCCTGCTGCTCATCGGAGCCGCGTTGCAGGTCGCCGCGCTGGTCTACGTGCTCGTATTCGCGCTGGGCTTCCTGAACACGATCTACATCATGAACGGCTTCATCGCGAACTCGCACCCGGCGGCAGTTCGCGCCACGATGGTCGGCCTCGCATTTGGAGTCGGCCGCACCGGCGCGATCTTCCTCACTGCGGCCGGTGGCTGGGTGGCTGCGGCCGCTCTCCCTCCCGCGGCCAACTTCTGGTTGTGGTCAGTGGCGTTGTTCATCCCCGCGGTCGTCCTGCTGTTCGCACGCTCGACCAGCAGCGTTCCCGTGGCCGGAGCGGTTGCCAACGCCCCGGCGGTGGCGAGCAACGTCGGGTAG